The sequence GAACTTAATTGATTGGGGGACATATCGTTATGACGAAAAAGCATTGTTTGTTGATTGCCGTGGCCGCATTAGGAGTAGCCACAACAGCATGTGCGGACGCTGGCGAAGATACAGCGACAGTAAGCGAAAACAAAGACATTGTTAATGAATCAGGGTTTCCGATTGTGAAAGAGCCGATTGAATTGACGTTTTTTACTGGCAAATCAGAACCAAACTCCAACAACTTTGAAGAAACATACGTATGGAAAACGTATGAAGAAATGACAGACATGAAAATTAATTTTGAGCTTTCCGCTTTCGATGGATTAGCGGAAAAACGAAACTTGCTATTCGCAAGCGGCAACTATCCTGATGCCTTTTATTCTGCCAGGCTGACCGCGAGTGATTTGGCGACGTATGGCGAGCAAGGCATTTTAATCCCGCTAGATGACTTAATCGAAGAATATGCGCCTAACTTTAAAGCAGCGTTAGACAAACATCCCGATTTACGCAAAGGACTAACGATGCCAGACGGACACATTTACTCGTTCCCGTCCTATTACGACCCCGATTTTTTGCCAATGCTGATTGGTGTGCCGCTATGGATAAACGACGAGTGGCTTGACGAACTAGGGATGGAACGGCCAACGACGACGGACGAGTTTTATGACTATTTAACGGCAGTAAAAAACACGCCAGAATTAGCTGAAGGAGAAATAATTCCATTTTCAGGCACAAATATGACAGAAATTCGCGGACAGCTTCAAGGGGCTTGGGGATTTGGCAACCGGGGTGTTGGCCATAAATTTATTGACGTCGACCCAGAAAATGAGGGGGAACTGCGCTTTTTCCGTACCGACCCGAAATACAAAGAGTTTCTCGAATACTTGAATAAACTATATACGGAAGAGCTGATCGATCCTGAAGTTTACACACATGATAGTGCTCAACTGCTGGCGAAAGGAGCTGAAGGACGAATTGGCGCTGTTATAACGAGCAACCCAGAAACATTAATGAATCAAGATCATTATTCTGGCGGTGAAGCGTTAGAAGGCCCACACGGTGATAAGTTATACAGCCATGTCAAACCACCTCTTGTCCATGTCGGCGCATTCGCGATTACGGACAAAAATGAGCACCCTGAAGCGACCGTGCGGTGGATGGATTACTTCTTTGGCGAGGAAGGCGCTACGTTTTATTTCATGGGCAAAGAAGGAGAAACGTACACGAAACAGGAAGACGGCTCCCTTGAATATACGGAAGACATTACTGACAACCCTGATGGTTTGACGCAAGACCAAGCATTGGCATCGTACATTACTTGGCTTGGCGGCAGCTATCCTGGCTATGTGCAAGAACACTATTTTAAAGGCTCAGAGTCGCTGCCAAATTCAATTGAAAATGGTGAAAAAGCCGCCGCAAATGCCCCTGAAGAAATTTGGAATGCTTTTAACTACACAAGAGAAGAGCAACAATTCCGTGATTCTGTCGGCGCCGACCTTGAAACATTCATCAACGAAACAGAAGACGCTTTCATCACTGGCAGAAAACCACTAAGCGAATGGGAAGATTATGTCGCCCAAGTTGAAGCGATGGGCTTGGAAGAATATATGTCGATCCAGCAAGCCGCCTATGAGCGGTACCAAGAAGTCGATTAAATGACCTAGACTAATAGAAAACGCTTGTCAGCCGAGGCGCGAAACCGAGTGAAGATGCGAATAGAACGTGGGTTCATGAGCATATGAATGAGGTGAGCAACGAAGGATGCGAGCGTTTTGCTATAGTCTAAGCCTCGCCTGGGTGCGGCGGGGCTAGTTGTTTCCGATACAGATTGTGGCCAATCCCGTTTATTGCTGATAAGCGAAACAGTTGGTATGCTTTCTTTAACGACCATAGCTTTGGCAAAGAAAGAAGGAACTGATGGATGGAATCTGACCGCACATGGAAAATTTGGCGAACATACGGGTGGCGGGCCACACTTTTGATCGGAACGGAATTCTTTTTGACGTTCAGCTTTTTTATGTTTGTTCCTTATATTTCGTTATACGTTACTGGCGAACTTGGCTACTCCCTTAGCTTTGCCGGTTTGCTGCTGGCGCTTCGTTTAACAGGCCAGCAAGGGTTTATGATGTTCGGTGGTTATTTAGGCGATAAATTTGGCTATAAAACAATGATGTTTATTGGCTTTGTCTGCAGAGGCGTCGGATTCGCTGGGATTGGATTCGCCCAGTCCCCTGCTTTGCTGTTGTTTATGGCGGTAATTGGCGGTCTTGGAGGAGCTTTGTTCAGCCCAGCACTGAAATCTTTATTGATTTACAAACAACCGAAAGCGCATCATAAAAAGTTGTTCTCTTACGTGAATATTACGGGCAATGCTGGTACAATTCTTGGCCCTTTATTTGGCGTGTTGTTTTCAGCGCAACAATTTCCGCTCCTTAGCTTGCTTTCCGGGCTTTTGTTTATTCTAATTGGTTGTACATTATTAGGATTGCCGATCCAACAAGAAACAGCAAATAGCGACATTTCGTTCTTATCTGGATTAAAACGAATTGTCGCCAATCAGCCGCTTTTAATGATGATTGGGCTGATGATCCCTTATCATTTTATTCACCAGCAATTATTTTTAACCTATCCCGTCGTTGCGACAAAAATCAGCGGCAGCTCAGGCTGGATCTTTACACTTGTCACCGTGATTGTCATCACAACACAAATGAAAGTAACAGCTTGGACGTACCGTTTCACCGCTCGCCAATCGCTCCAAGCAGGTTATCTAATACTTGGAACAACGTTTTTGCCGCTGCTTGCCTTTGAACATGTCGTTACGCTTACAGTTTCATTGATAGGCATTGCCTTATCGGTTACACTGATGCAGCCCACCTTTCACTCCTATATAGTCAGCCAAGCTTCTTCACAAACGCTTGGCATTTTTCTCGGCTTTTCTAATCTGGCTATGGCTGTTGGCGGCGCCCTTGGCAACATTACTGGCGGCAGCCTCTACGAATGGTTCGAAACCAATCGCTTAAGTAGCTTCTATTGGGCTATTCTTGCGCTACTGTCCTTTATTGCTTATTTAACAGCAAAAACGCAAAAACATTAAGCCCGTCCTAGCTTCTTCCTACAAGCTCCGTCAGAGCGAGGGAAGAGGGGAATAGAACGGGCGTTTTTCTCATATCATTCCATCACGTAAGGCAATGGCACGGCTAGGATAGTCTGTCATGATCGTGCCTACCCCTTTTGCAAGCAACTGCTGTATTTCTTGGTCTTGGTTAGCTGTCCAGGCGCGGATAACGGAAAGCAATCCTTCCTGCTCAAAGGCATTTCCTTCGGTTAAAAGAATCTTTTTGTCGACATGGAGCGACTCGAATTGAAAGCAGCTCATGTAATCAGCTGCCAACGGCAAATTGATGTTAAGCAACCACGCGATATTAGCTGTGTTGTTGAGCTGTTTGAGCCTTAGAAGCATCGGCAAGTGAAAAGAAGAATAAATGATTTTCGTTTGACTTCCCCAGGCCTGGACGGTTTCGAGGACACGGCGCTCAATTCCTTGGTGTTTCGCTAAATGTGGCTTCAGCTCAATATTGGCTTCGGTACCGAACGGCGCAAGAAAGCAAAGCACTTCTTGTAAAGTCGGAATCCGTTCCTGATCCCAACTCGGTTCATATTCAGAAAGGTGATTGAAACGGCAGCCTGCGCTTAAAGCCTTAAGCTCACGCAACGAATAATCGTGCACGTAGCCTGTGCCATCGGTCGTCCGATCTACCGTGTCATCATGGATGACGACAAGCTCCCCATCTTTCGTCACCTGAATATCAAATTCCACTCCGTCTGCGCCTTGTTCAAAGGCTGCTTGAAAACTTAGCAGCGTGTTTTCTGGATGTGTACCCATTGCGCCGCGATGGCCATAAATGTTTGTTTTTTTCATTCTTATTATTCCTTTCCCCAACGAACGGATAAGCTTCCCTTGTTTGATTTTATGAATCGCCGCGTGCTTTATTCGCTTGCTCAATCGCCGCATTCACTTGTTTGACCGCTTCATCAAACGCTGTTTGCGTGTCTGTGCCATTAAATACATTTTCAAGTGCCGTCTCTATGATTTTTCGTTCTTCTGGAATCATATCCATAAGCGCTCCTTGTGTGGCAACAGACTTTTTCGTCGATTGGAGTTGCTGCACGGCTGTTTGCAGCTGAGGCATGTCTTCATATGCCTCCTGTACCACTTGTTCGTTATAAGCGTCAGGATTGATGGCAAAATAACCGGTTCCGACATGCCATTCAGCT is a genomic window of Shouchella clausii containing:
- a CDS encoding extracellular solute-binding protein, whose protein sequence is MTKKHCLLIAVAALGVATTACADAGEDTATVSENKDIVNESGFPIVKEPIELTFFTGKSEPNSNNFEETYVWKTYEEMTDMKINFELSAFDGLAEKRNLLFASGNYPDAFYSARLTASDLATYGEQGILIPLDDLIEEYAPNFKAALDKHPDLRKGLTMPDGHIYSFPSYYDPDFLPMLIGVPLWINDEWLDELGMERPTTTDEFYDYLTAVKNTPELAEGEIIPFSGTNMTEIRGQLQGAWGFGNRGVGHKFIDVDPENEGELRFFRTDPKYKEFLEYLNKLYTEELIDPEVYTHDSAQLLAKGAEGRIGAVITSNPETLMNQDHYSGGEALEGPHGDKLYSHVKPPLVHVGAFAITDKNEHPEATVRWMDYFFGEEGATFYFMGKEGETYTKQEDGSLEYTEDITDNPDGLTQDQALASYITWLGGSYPGYVQEHYFKGSESLPNSIENGEKAAANAPEEIWNAFNYTREEQQFRDSVGADLETFINETEDAFITGRKPLSEWEDYVAQVEAMGLEEYMSIQQAAYERYQEVD
- a CDS encoding glycerophosphodiester phosphodiesterase: MKKTNIYGHRGAMGTHPENTLLSFQAAFEQGADGVEFDIQVTKDGELVVIHDDTVDRTTDGTGYVHDYSLRELKALSAGCRFNHLSEYEPSWDQERIPTLQEVLCFLAPFGTEANIELKPHLAKHQGIERRVLETVQAWGSQTKIIYSSFHLPMLLRLKQLNNTANIAWLLNINLPLAADYMSCFQFESLHVDKKILLTEGNAFEQEGLLSVIRAWTANQDQEIQQLLAKGVGTIMTDYPSRAIALRDGMI
- a CDS encoding MFS transporter codes for the protein MESDRTWKIWRTYGWRATLLIGTEFFLTFSFFMFVPYISLYVTGELGYSLSFAGLLLALRLTGQQGFMMFGGYLGDKFGYKTMMFIGFVCRGVGFAGIGFAQSPALLLFMAVIGGLGGALFSPALKSLLIYKQPKAHHKKLFSYVNITGNAGTILGPLFGVLFSAQQFPLLSLLSGLLFILIGCTLLGLPIQQETANSDISFLSGLKRIVANQPLLMMIGLMIPYHFIHQQLFLTYPVVATKISGSSGWIFTLVTVIVITTQMKVTAWTYRFTARQSLQAGYLILGTTFLPLLAFEHVVTLTVSLIGIALSVTLMQPTFHSYIVSQASSQTLGIFLGFSNLAMAVGGALGNITGGSLYEWFETNRLSSFYWAILALLSFIAYLTAKTQKH